Proteins encoded within one genomic window of Sebastes fasciatus isolate fSebFas1 chromosome 18, fSebFas1.pri, whole genome shotgun sequence:
- the gzf1 gene encoding uncharacterized protein gzf1: MGLKVVQLTSKSHHENILASLQQLRLQGQLSDVTVQVDYQGDVQEFQAHQLMLAASSGYFKKILLSQDAARDKVLLSNMHSNDFSKFLEFVYTGKVEVVRDKIGDVQAAAQLLDCEDLSEVCGEAMSAGILQKPTKKASASVDKGDLHGAKKDKKTKVKKQPKRLLLKRRLSPQSSEKEVISKRLKVKKAAKDETIQGKSLKLRMAGRKVLRSHFNTKREANPDNKKQVTNEDTEENEDRTEAEAQAEKGYESSVGMPASDTDDWDWNGMEDVQSSDPEEDSLLLSMGDEEEDEEGQLKDTLKKTSKAQFQCNKCQRTFHYERSYLKHISTYHGVKADVIYRCETCQQTFANRSNLKIHEKHVHSNERLFTCDSCGKTFKRKKDVVRHQRQVHERNNSRHVCPDCGKALSSKTALLLHERTHTGAKPFECTDCGARFTQNSALKMHRRTHTGEKPFACDECEARFTQKHMLAYHKRSHTGEKPFMCEACGKSFASKEYLRHHSNIHTGSKPYKCEQCGRGFAQRNSLHQHLKIHTGERPYSCKDCDKQFTQLNALQRHQRIHTGEKPYMCGLCRRTFTDKSTLRRHTMIHDSDAPWKTYLVVLEGNVEDKKPKSPTKGKTEKAGPKEKRSTARKGAGGSAAGGTGTAGGHGKTPTDSLVLSSEPITLPSEWTSHGAFAVVSHGALGGITVIHTEMPPGTQLQPIVTTDSTGASVISLDGSGIPFSIPVSMAHTLPLCSEASSTSLSIPTLSIPVSDGTFASVSEIPTVSTASVLEAAASQTILASVSDAKAASEAAILLPGIQTVIVGEEVCGKEQSAEVPSDGEQRTADNPSGEPEGATAQDAV; this comes from the exons ATGGGGCTCAAAGTTGTCCAGCTTACCTCCAAGTCCCACCACGAAAACATCCTGGCCTCTCTGCAACAGCTGAGGCTGCAGGGACAgctcagtgatgtcacagtgcaGGTAGACTACCAGGGAGACGTGCAGGAGTTTCAGGCCCACCAGCTGATGCTCGCGGCATCCAGTGGCTACTTCAAGAAGATCCTTCTCTCTCAGGATGCCGCCCGAGACAAAGTATTACTCTCCAATATGCACTCCAACGATTTCTCCAAGTTTTTGGAGTTTGTGTACACTGGTAAAGTTGAAGTTGTCAGAGACAAGATTGGTGATGTTCAAGCAGCGGCACAGCTTTTGGACTGTGAGGATCTGTCTGAGGTTTGCGGTGAGGCCATGAGTGCTGGAATCCTGCAAAAACCTACGAAGAAAGCATCCGCATCAGTAGATAAAGGTGACTTACATGGtgccaagaaagacaaaaagaccAAAGTGAAGAAGCAGCCTAAACGGTTACTTCTTAAGCGGCGGCTCTCTCCACAGAGCTCTGAGAAAGAAGTCATTTCAAAAAGATTAAAGGTAAAGAAAGCCGCGAAGGATGAAACAATACAAGGAAAAAGCCTAAAACTGAGGATGGCTGGCCGTAAAGTCCTTCGGAGTCATTTTAATACTAAAAGAGAGGCTAACCctgacaataaaaaacaagttaCCAATGAAGACACGGAGGAGAATGAGGACAGGACTGAAGCCGAGGCTCAGGCAGAGAAAGGGTACGAGTCATCAGTGGGAATGCCAGCCTCTGATACGGATGATTGGGATTGGAATGGTATGGAAGATGTGCAGAGTAGTGATCCTGAAGAAGACTCCTTGTTGTTATCTAtgggggatgaggaggaggatgaagagggacagctcaaggacacattaaagaaaacatccaaggCCCAGTTTCAGTGTAACAAGTGCCAGCGGACCTTCCACTATGAGAGAAGCTACTTGAAGCACATCAG CACGTACCATGGAGTGAAAGCAGACGTCATCTACCGCTGTGAGACCTGCCAGCAAACCTTCGCCAACCGCAGCAATCTGAAGATCCACGAAAAGCACGTCCACAGCAACGAGAGGCTCTTTACCTGCGACTCCTGCGGGAAGACCTTCAAACGAAAGAAGGATGTCGTCCGCCATCAAAGACAG GTGCATGAACGTAACAATTCGCGACATGTCTGCCCCGACTGCGGAAAGGCACTCAGCTCCAAAACCGCTCTGTTGTTGCACGAGAGGACACACACGGGTGCAAAGCCCTTCGAGTGCACCGACTGCGGGGCCAGGTTTACCCAGAACTCTGCCCTCAAGATGCACCGCAG GACTCACACAGGGGAGAAGCCATTCGCATGTGACGAGTGTGAAGCCCGGTTCACTCAGAAGCACATGTTGGCCTATCACAAGCGATCACACACAG GAGAGAAACCCTTCATGTGTGAGGCCTGCGGGAAAAGCTTTGCATCTAAAGAATACCTGAGACACCACTCAAACATCCACACCGGGTCCAAGCCATACAAGTGCGAGCAGTGCGGTCGAGGCTTCGCTCAGAGGAATTCCCTCCACCAGCATTTAAAGATACACACAG GTGAGCGTCCGTACAGCTGTAAAGACTGCGACAAGCAGTTCACCCAGCTCAACGCCCTCCAGAGGCACCAGCGTATTCACACAGGAGAGAAGCCCTACATGTGTGGTCTTTGTAGACGCACCTTTACAGACAAGTCCACCCTTCGCAGGCACACTATG ATCCATGACTCGGATGCTCCCTGGAAAACCTACCTTGTGGTGCTGGAGGGAAATGTGGAGGATAAGAAACCCAAAAGTCCTACTAagggaaagacagaaaaagcaGGACCAAAGGAGAAAAGGAGCACTGCTAGAAAAGGTGCTGGTGGTTCTGCTGCTGGTGGTACTGGTACAGCTGGCGGTCATGGTAAAACCCCCACTGACTCCTTGGTGTTGTCGTCTGAGCCGATCACTCTCCCATCTGAATGGACCAGTCATGGGGCGTTTGCTGTGGTCAGCCACGGCGCCCTCGGCGGGATCACCGTCATCCACACCGAGATGCCACCCGGGACCCAGCTCCAGCCCATCGTAACCACCGACAGCACAGGGGCCAGCGTTATTTCCTTAGATGGATCAGGCATCCCCTTCTCAATACCAGTCTCCATGGCTCACACTCTCCCCTTGTGCTCTGaagcctcctccacctctctgtcTATACCCACTCTCTCAATTCCTGTTTCTGATGGCACGTTCGCATCAGTCTCAGAGATCCCAACTGTTTCTACGGCCTCTGTCCTGGaagctgcagcctcacagacCATTTTGGCTTCAGTTTCAGACGCCAAGGCCGCTTCCGAGGCGGCTATTTTGCTGCCTGGCATTCAGACAGTGATTGTCGGCGAAGAGGTGTGTGGGAAAGAACAATCAGCTGAGGTCCCGAGCGATGGAGAGCAGAGGACGGCAGATAACCCCTCAGGTGAACCTGAAGGGGCCACAGCTCAAGATGCTGTGTAG